The Megalops cyprinoides isolate fMegCyp1 chromosome 10, fMegCyp1.pri, whole genome shotgun sequence genome window below encodes:
- the si:dkeyp-97a10.2 gene encoding uncharacterized protein si:dkeyp-97a10.2, protein MGSRLLCSFWGVLLSLSLLPRPCHSLSVRFQSQQPLHVILTQSLVLEAQIDRSQEERVTAVTWEREAEGGASTGKVRVAEFPEKASSSRITIEQQGTILMVKDFRHEDRGVYRITVTDQAGARVSAERIVREYEAVHHVSVSINVSHSVLSCGEAWGTDPSFSWLHDSVAVTPQVGRVSADGKTLHLSTTPCGHFTCIVSNSLGHSSATYTADPCERGGSGTVVAVVLLVILQLLGGALAFLLWRRYRRHRNRGERLNDPYEDQL, encoded by the exons ATGGGGTCGAGGCTACTGTGCTCATTCTGGGGtgtcctcctctcactctcactgc TTCCACGGCCATGCCATAGCCTGTCCGTTCGCTTCCAGAGCCAGCAGCCTCTCCATGTGATTCTCACCCAGAGCCTGGTTCTGGAAGCCCAGATCGACCGCAGCCAGGAGGAGCGTGTCACCGCGGTGacgtgggagagagaggctgagggcGGAGCTAGCACAGGGAAGGTCCGGGTGGCTGAGTTCCCTGAGAAAGCCTCCAGCAGTCGCATAACCATAGAACAGCAGGGCACGATACTGATGGTGAAGGACTTCAGACATGAGGACCGAGGAGTTTACAGGATCACTGTGACCGACCAGGCGGGGGCGAGGGTGTCGGCCGAGCGCATCGTACGAGAGTATG AGGCCGTTCACCACGTCTCTGTGTCCATTAACGTGTCTCACTCCGTGCTGTCGTGTGGAGAGGCCTGGGGCACTGACCCCAGCTTCAGCTGGCTCCACGACTCCGTCGCCGTGACGCCACAGGTGGGTCGTGTCTCTGCGGACGGAAAGACGCTCCACCTGTCCACCACGCCGTGCGGACACTTCACCTGCATCGTCAGCAACAGCCTGGGACACAGCTCCGCCACCTACACCGCAg ATCcgtgtgagagaggaggcagtGGCACCGTTGTGGCTGTGGTCCTCCTGGTcattctgcagctgctgggaggAGCCCTTGCTTTCCTGCTCTGGAG GAGGTACAGGCGACACcggaacagaggagagaggttgAACGACCCTTACGAAGACCAGCTGTGA